The Amaranthus tricolor cultivar Red isolate AtriRed21 chromosome 14, ASM2621246v1, whole genome shotgun sequence DNA window AATAAAAACGTTTCCGAAAAGAAGCCTGGCATAGCTCATAGAATTAAATGGGGTGACCTAGAGGAAGGTGCACTTGCTTCTGATTGTGGAACTGCTGCTGTTTCTGAAATCCGATTCGGTGAAATTGGAGATGAAGATCTGGCAATGTGCGGTTCCTCGAGGAATGCGTGTGATTTAAGTCCATGCAATCTGTCAAAAGACTACCACGTCGTAAACAAAGATGTAGTTGAAGTACCAGATGCATCTAGTGATAAATGTCACACCGTATCATCCGTTTCAAATATTGAACCCCAGGAAGAAAACGGTAAAGAGGTGAATGAAACCACTGACAACGGAATAATATTGACAATTAGCAAGGTAATTGAGGCTAAATGTGTTGGTTCAGATCAGGATGAACTAGAAAATATTGTTGAGAACCCACATGAAGACTTTGTTCATGCATGGGAACCTTCGAATGATGTATTTACCGAGGAGCCTGCAAACCTAGTTGAATCACCAGTGCCCATTCTCACCCCCGATGTAGATGCTATAAGTTTTTTAGATATAAAAGAAGATGATGACGGTGATGCAAATGGGATGATAATTGCGCAAGGAACGGAACCTTTTTCATCTGTTCATAGTCTACCCGAATCTTCTGACAACCGTGATGTAGTGTCCATTCATGCTGATTGTAGCAGTGCTCTACCTACTAGATCATCGATTGATAATTTATCGAACACACCCATTACAAGCACCATCAAAGAACCCGAGAAAGGTGAAAGCAAAGAGAGGTTCCGAGAGCGGCTCTGGTGTTTCCTTTTTGAGAATCTTAATAGAGCCATAGATGAGTTGTACCTTCTCTGTGAGCTAGAATGTGATCTGGGGCAGGTTAAAGAGGCAATTCTTGTTCTTCAAGAAGCTGAGTCTGATTTTCAAGAGCTAAATATTCGAGTGAAGGAGTTTGAAACTACAAAAAATTCGTGTCTATCAGCAAGTGGTTCAGTAATGAGTATGAAAGGCGACCATAGACGGCCTCATGCACTTTCATGGGAGGTAATATCTCTACTTGTTTTACTTTGGTAGATATGACATATGTGTTTTTCGTTACATGAATTGTAGTTAACATAGTTTGCAACTCATAACCAGTTGCTGAATTGGTATGTGGCTACCGTCTTTGTTGATCTCATGatacaaatatttaaaatgttAAGCATAAGCTTTTAGGAGTATGAGTTTATCACTGCAGGACTATGTTACTGAATTGGGTATTGAtgtcggatactggtacgtgtcgaAGTGTCAggtacgtctaaatattcattTTTACGCCTagaatgaagtgtctaagtgccataagtatcaaggatcggacacaggtacatgaagcaaaatgaagagtctgaGTAACATAGCTGTAGGATTAGAAGGATAAGTTTCCAGTGCAGAATGCAgattaaaacataaattatacaTTCTGATCTTTAGGGTTAAAGAGTTAGCCTTTTCTCAAAGACtatcaattaatcaaaaattttcatgcTTTGATTTCTTTTCATTCTATGGCTGATGAACTTTGCTATATATTGGTAATAAAAGGAACTTATGGTCGATCTCACGTGTTGGAATCATATTGTCCATTGGGATGTTTGTTTAATATTAGGCACATGAAAGGAAATGAAAGGTTCATTGTACCGACTTTTAAACATGTGGAGCATGGAATtccaatattataatttatcaaCTTGCTACTTTGCAGATTTTAAACCATTTCCTTTTGTTGGTATGAGAATGGTTTGGGCAATTGGTAACACTTTTCTGATTTTCCAAACTAAGATATTCTGGTTTGTAACAAGTCATTGAAAAAGATCTTGATTTTGTCTGGTTTACCGAGATTTAGGCTGGTTCACATAGATCACAATGAGTTTATCCAATTTCTCTCCGCTTCACCCGAGATCTTGAATTTCAGTGCAAGAGAACTCAATTTTCTAGAGTATAGTACAATAATACGGTTTTGGTCGCAATCATGGTGACGGTGTCAAAACGGCTTTTGGGGTAATTTCATATGGTTTGCGGTTGTCGTGGCCTATGTTTCGGTCGCAGTATGTATGTTCAAAACACTTACAAATCAGTTGCGATGCGATGATGCATACACTTTTTGCAGAGAGACTTAGACAAGAGATAATATAGTTGATAAAGAATGGAAAACTCAAAAGTATTATGCTTTTGATGGTTTTTTGCAGAGAACTAGACACTAGCATTTATGCATTTTGTAATTTTCCCCAGGATTCAGTTGGACTTTataccttttaattttttttcaatgtaCTAATACTTACTACTTAAAATTGTCTACAATCTGCCACCTTCACGACCGAAACACCATTTTTGCTTTATGTTAAGAAGTCCATTTGAGAAAATGCATTTTGTAAGGAACAATGGCTTGATATGTGATAATGTATTTTCTTAAGGTAGCTCTCGTTGAAATCATGGAAATATAGTGTTCCCACTCCTTACTATCCTTTGAACCttattatgtataaaatatgTTTTGATACTTGGTACAGGTTCGTAGAATAACAACTTCACCTCACAGAGCCGAAATATTATCTTCATCTCTTGAGGCGTTCAAGAAAATTCAAGAAGAGAGGGAAAAAAAGCGTGTCTCTGGTGAAGACGGTAAAAGCAGTAGTCATCTTCCAACTATAGTTGAGCTTTTAGGGTCAACTGTTCCCAATACTTCTGAATCGGAAACCAAGTCAAGGAGAAAGAGTGGAGTTTCAGATGCTGCTCGTCTAAACATTAGCAGGGAAAGGAGAAGCACGGAAGCAGGAAAGCTCAGCAAAAGCTCGGTACAAAATAATCGTAATGCTTTAGTGACTTCGTCTGATCCAAGCAATACTAAGCACCCACCAAAAGGCAGTTCTGCTGCCTCTCTTGGTGGGAAAATCAATGTTTCCGGTGACAAAGAGAAGGAAAAGGATAAGAGACATTCGCAACCATGGAAGCCAAATGATGCTTGGAAGGAGAAAAGGAATTGGGAGGAAATATTGGCTCCTCAACGCCGCCTGTCGTCCCGTGTATTGCATTCACCTTCGGTGACTAGGAGAAGTGCGGAACGTGCACGAATTTTGCATGATAAACTAATGTCCCccgagaagaaaaagaagactGCCGTGGACTTGAAGAAAGAGGCTGAAGAGAAGCATGCTCGGGCTATGAGAATCCGAAGcgagttggagaatgagagAGTCCAAAAACTTCAGCATAGATCGGAGAAACTGAACCGTGTGAGTGAGTGGCAAGCTGTTCGGAGCATGAAATTACGGGAGGGCATGCATGCTCGTCATCAACGCAGTGAATCTCGGCATGAAGCTTATATAGCCCAGGTTGTTAAAAGAGCAGGAGATGAGAGTATTAAAGTAAATGAAGTGCGGTTTATAACTTCCTTGAATGAGGAAAACaaaaagtttttgttagatCAGAAACTTCGTGATTCGGAGATGAGAAGGGCGGAGAAATTTCAAGTTATGAAAACAAAACAGAAAGAAGATATGGCCAGAGAAGAAGCTGTCGTTGAACGCAGGAGACTCATTGAAGCGGAAAAGTTGCAGCGCCTTGCTGAAACACAACGGCGTAAAGAAGAGGCTTTACTGAGACGAGAAGAGGAAAGAAAGGCGTCAAGTGCAGCCAGGGAAGCAAGAACCATGGAACAACTTCGTAGGAAGGAAGAGAGGGCCAAAGCACAACAAGAGGAAGCTGAACTACTTGCACAAAGATTGGCCGAAAGACTAAGTGAAAGTGAACAGCGTCGCAAGGTTTACCTTGAACAGATACGTGAGAGAGCGTCAATGGATTTCCGAGATCAATCCTCACCCCTGATGCGTCGTTCAGTGAAAACTCCTCCATGTAATAGTGAAGATAATCTAGCAAATAACCTTTCTGCTGCAGGGGAATCTGTTAGTGTGAATAGCATCAATGGGATGCAGCAGTCGCTGAAGCGAAGGATAAAGAAAATTAGGCAGAAGCTAATGTCTTTGAAGCATGACCTTCCGGAAACCCCAGCAGCTGAAAATGTTGGTATTGGGTATAGAACAGCAGTGGCAACTTCTCGGGCAAAAATCGGGAGATGGGTCCAAGATTTGCAAAGGCTTCGACAGGAAAGGAAGGAAGGGGCTGCAAGTATAGGTCTAATAACTGCGGAAATGATGAAGGTATGTGTATGTTGGAAGTTAATTTGAATCATTACAACCAGTGAAACATAAATCGctagttagttcgccttttAAATTCGCGATTTGCTCTAAATGGCTCAATAATAtcctaaaaccgaccataatgcGCTTTATTCGATTCACAGTTTGAAAGGCGATTAGTGAATCATCTGATATTGATCACGACTTTACTATACATTTGATGAACGAATtgcttattttaattttttttttcaaaatcacAGCATGTTGATATGGAATGTTTGATTTGCTTATCTGTCAATTTGTCTGTCATCAGTTTTTGGAAGGAAGGGAACTGGAATTACAGGCTGCTCGCCAGGCGGGTCTGCTCGATTTCATCTCTTCTACTTTGCCTGCATCTCACATTTCAAAGCCTGAAGCTTGTCAAGTTACCATTTACCTGCTGAGACTTCTGAAAGTCGTGCTTTTCGTCCCCGCAAATAGACGTTATTTTCTTGCTCAGAATCTCTTACCACCTCTGATTCCCATGTTATCTGCGGCTCTCGAAAGTTACATAAAAATCACCGCATCATTGAATAGTCCGAGCAGCACCGTTTCTCAACAGGGTAAAACTACATCACAAAATTTTGATTCAATCTCTGAAGTGTTAGACGGTTTCTTGTGGACTGCAACAGTGATTATCGGCCTACCAACTTTCGATGAACGACAACATCAGATGCAGGATGGTCTCTTAGAGCTCATTGTTTCTTACCAAATTATCCAACGACTTCGAGATCTTTTTGCACTGTATGACAGACCACCCGTTGAAGGGTCTCCATTCCCCGAATCCATACTTTTGAGTATAAAACTTTTGGTTGTTTTGACATGCAAAGCATGTAAAGATTCTTCTATTGATTGGAATGAAGCCGAATTATTGGATATCACTAAGAATTGTAATCATGGTTGTATTGTTGGATCTGAGCTTTGTGACGTACAAGAGAACGAGCATTGTGGTGATGCAGCTACAGAAAAACTTCTAAATGACCCGATTTATGGAACGGTGGATGAAAAAGAGCCGGGGAATTATCGTGTCGAGTTTAATAGCAGCAATATACAGATAGTTTCCGAACTTGATTCCCAGAAAGATCCAGATTTGCTTGTTCGAAAATCTATCGACTCTCTGAAGGATGAGAAAAATTCTACATGCGCTAATATCGGAAAGAATGTTGGGGATCATATGGGTGTCAAACAGCCGCATACATATCTTCTTTCGGCCATATCTGAAACTGGATTAGTCTGTCTTCCTTCGTTGTTGACGGCTGTGTTATTGCAGGCAAACAATAGGTTATCTTCTGAACAGGTAAT harbors:
- the LOC130800414 gene encoding uncharacterized protein LOC130800414, which produces MEDSGAAAADDQGSGWFEVKKKHRSSSKLSIQNWVGGLTRQQVNGKGRSPSVKNYFRISRPEKDVIQKGVLSHNPSSKEHKDEYCLDKRIVDDVDGHPETPPLKIITTTGSQGINKNVSEKKPGIAHRIKWGDLEEGALASDCGTAAVSEIRFGEIGDEDLAMCGSSRNACDLSPCNLSKDYHVVNKDVVEVPDASSDKCHTVSSVSNIEPQEENGKEVNETTDNGIILTISKVIEAKCVGSDQDELENIVENPHEDFVHAWEPSNDVFTEEPANLVESPVPILTPDVDAISFLDIKEDDDGDANGMIIAQGTEPFSSVHSLPESSDNRDVVSIHADCSSALPTRSSIDNLSNTPITSTIKEPEKGESKERFRERLWCFLFENLNRAIDELYLLCELECDLGQVKEAILVLQEAESDFQELNIRVKEFETTKNSCLSASGSVMSMKGDHRRPHALSWEVRRITTSPHRAEILSSSLEAFKKIQEEREKKRVSGEDGKSSSHLPTIVELLGSTVPNTSESETKSRRKSGVSDAARLNISRERRSTEAGKLSKSSVQNNRNALVTSSDPSNTKHPPKGSSAASLGGKINVSGDKEKEKDKRHSQPWKPNDAWKEKRNWEEILAPQRRLSSRVLHSPSVTRRSAERARILHDKLMSPEKKKKTAVDLKKEAEEKHARAMRIRSELENERVQKLQHRSEKLNRVSEWQAVRSMKLREGMHARHQRSESRHEAYIAQVVKRAGDESIKVNEVRFITSLNEENKKFLLDQKLRDSEMRRAEKFQVMKTKQKEDMAREEAVVERRRLIEAEKLQRLAETQRRKEEALLRREEERKASSAAREARTMEQLRRKEERAKAQQEEAELLAQRLAERLSESEQRRKVYLEQIRERASMDFRDQSSPLMRRSVKTPPCNSEDNLANNLSAAGESVSVNSINGMQQSLKRRIKKIRQKLMSLKHDLPETPAAENVGIGYRTAVATSRAKIGRWVQDLQRLRQERKEGAASIGLITAEMMKFLEGRELELQAARQAGLLDFISSTLPASHISKPEACQVTIYLLRLLKVVLFVPANRRYFLAQNLLPPLIPMLSAALESYIKITASLNSPSSTVSQQGKTTSQNFDSISEVLDGFLWTATVIIGLPTFDERQHQMQDGLLELIVSYQIIQRLRDLFALYDRPPVEGSPFPESILLSIKLLVVLTCKACKDSSIDWNEAELLDITKNCNHGCIVGSELCDVQENEHCGDAATEKLLNDPIYGTVDEKEPGNYRVEFNSSNIQIVSELDSQKDPDLLVRKSIDSLKDEKNSTCANIGKNVGDHMGVKQPHTYLLSAISETGLVCLPSLLTAVLLQANNRLSSEQGSYVLPSNFEEVATGVLKVLNNLALTNIAFVQQMLAMPDLKMEFFHIMSFLLTHCTYNWKLASDQVGLLLLESLMLLGYFSLFHRGNQAVLRWGNTPTILHKVCDLPFAFFSDPKLMPILAGTLVAVCFGCEQNKGVVQQELSTEMILSLVRYWKSSLPSVQLKSPTGNPSMEDSAESSLVTNERKKLQTDVSAKQIRSTAKGSRLSLSKGSVSGSSNGKTGKIRNTRDSRTNKPSEDTSSKKPMASESQDSLPLYCRFPSSFIDKAEEFFSQECSKVDDT